A region of Carassius gibelio isolate Cgi1373 ecotype wild population from Czech Republic chromosome B11, carGib1.2-hapl.c, whole genome shotgun sequence DNA encodes the following proteins:
- the LOC127967831 gene encoding phospholipid phosphatase-related protein type 3 gives MMTAREKIKKKPPKDSLTLLPCFYFVELPIVASSMVSLYFLELTDVLQPAQVGFRCHDRSLSMPYVDSGDELIPLLMLLSLAFAGPAASIMIGEGLLYCMQSKLKVRPGIEGSINAGGCNFNSFLRRTVRFVGVHVFGLCATALVTDVIQLATGYHTPFFLTVCKPNYTVPGVSCDKNPYITKDICSGQDQHAILSARKTFPSQHATLSSFAAVYISMYFNSTISDSTKLLKPVLVFAFAIAAALTGLTQITQYRSHPIDVYVGFCIGAGIAAYLAFHAVANFKSPEDTVILQPPPLQKDALRALAQRGHDSVYNKGHASESNEEITSPACLDGLNRPVQREKTSLGSLKRASVDVELLAPRSPMGKETMVTFSNTLPRATAPEEPTRRLVTVPVPVPLDPMRSHQLVSEWKQKSMEMRGGSLPDEDTSDQGSDGGNDTTTEEDSAHSSVYSSVQPSAKPVNPPAGSRVVMPPRPPAQPSVPPPVSPKSASTRAKWLSITEKSGANIPVHKAGNQPRIMQVIAMSKQQGLLSGSAKSSETSSSSGTSSITGTESSPNRSERDNGSGIITVDAHAPHHPVVRMTSNPNNPWEWRGSSDGNMAESYELKNLNRDGPRSYRNVRSSSPCSSTNEADHGPPQPPLPPQLPPVGHTSEGRSLRRKTPLVLLDREGNLNHMEQDNYYKKLQSGRHFKE, from the exons ATGATGACTGCACGTGAAAAAATCAAGAAGAAACCGCCCAAAGACAGTCTGACGCTGTTACCATGCTTCTATTTCGTAGAG TTACCCATTGTGGCGTCCTCCATGGTTTCACTGTACTTCCTGGAACTGACGGATGTGCTCCAGCCGGCGCAGGTGGGATTCCGCTGCCATGACCGCTCACTCAGCATGCCGTACGTGGACAGCGGCGATGAGCTCATCCCTCTGCTCATGCTCCTGAGTCTGGCGTTCGCCGGCCCTGCTGCCTCT ATCATGATCGGTGAAGGTCTGCTGTATTGTATGCAATCCAAACTGAAGGTCCGTCCAGGGATTGAAGGAAGCATAAATGCTGGTGGATGTAATTTTAACTCTTTCCTGCGGAGAACCGTTCGTTTTGTCG GGGTTCATGTGTTCGGTCTTTGTGCAACAGCACTGGTTACGGATGTCATCCAACTGGCCACTGGCTACCACACACCATTCTTTCTCACAGTGTGCAAACCCAATTATACTGTCCCAGGTGTGTCCTGTGACAAGAACCCTTACATCACCAAAGACATTTGCTCTGGCCAGGATCAGCACGCTATCCTGTCTGCAAG GAAAACCTTCCCTTCCCAGCATGCAACCCTCTCTTCCTTTGCTGCTGTTTATATTTCA ATGTACTTCAACTCAACAATCTCTGATAGCACCAAGCTGCTCAAACCCGTTCTGGTGTTTGCCTTTGCCATTGCGGCTGCATTGACGGGACTCACTCAGATCACCCAGTACCGCAGTCACCCAATCGATGTTTACGTTGGGTTCTGCATTGGCGCTGGTATTGCAGCGTACTTG GCTTTCCATGCTGTTGCCAACTTCAAATCTCCAGAGGACACTGTCATCCTGCAACCTCCTCCCCTGCAGAAGGATGCTTTGAGAGCTCTGGCCCAAAGAGGCCACGACTCTGTCTATAATAAAGGCCACGCCTCTGAGAGCAATGAGGAAATAACATCCCCAGCATGTCTAGATGGCCTGAACCGGCCTGTACAGCGGGAGAAAACCTCATTGGGAAGCTTAAAGAGAGCCAGCGTGGACGTGGAGCTACTGGCACCTCGCAGTCCAATGGGTAAGGAGACCATGGTCACCTTCAGCAACACATTACCCCGTGCTACAGCTCCAGAGGAGCCAACGAGGCGTCTGGTGACAGTACCTGTTCCAGTACCACTGGACCCCATGCGGTCACATCAATTAGTGTCTGAATGGAAGCAAAAGTCAATGGAGATGCGAGGTGGCAGCTTGCCTGACGAGGACACCAGCGATCAGGGCTCAGACGGCGGCAACGACACGACCACAGAGGAGGATAGTGCCCACTCTTCAGTCTATTCATCTGTTCAACCATCAGCCAAACCGGTTAACCCACCTGCAGGGTCAAGGGTAGTGATGCCCCCTCGCCCTCCAGCACAGCCCTCGGTCCCTCCACCTGTGTCCCCTAAAAGTGCCAGCACTCGGGCCAAATGGCTGTCCATCACAGAAAAAAGTGGTGCTAATATTCCAGTTCATAAGGCAGGAAATCAGCCTCGGATCATGCAGGTTATTGCCATGTCAAAGCAACAGGGACTCCTGTCTGGATCGGCCAAATCCTCAGAGACCTCGTCCTCTTCTGGTACCTCATCCATCACGGGCACAGAATCATCGCCTAATCGTTCAGAACGTGACAACGGTTCAGGCATCATCACGGTTGATGCCCACGCCCCCCACCACCCCGTAGTCCGTATGACCTCCAACCCCAATAACCCCTGGGAGTGGAGGGGATCTTCTGATGGAAACATGGCCGAGTCGTACGAGCTTAAGAACCTCAACCGCGATGGGCCCCGCAGTTACCGCAATGTGAGGAGCAGTTCTCCTTGTTCCTCCACCAATGAGGCTGACCACGGGCCGCCCCAGCCACCACTTCCCCCTCAGCTCCCCCCCGTTGGTCACACCTCAGAGGGTCGCAGTCTGCGCCGCAAGACCCCTCTAGTTCTACTGGATAGGGAGGGCAATCTGAACCACATGGAACAGGACAACTACTACAAAAAGTTACAAAGTGGCAGGCATTTCAAAGAGTGA